The DNA window CCCCTCAAGTCGGGCAAATTCCTCGGTTGGAAAAACGCGACCCTCAACGTCGTCTGCCGCCTCGAATATGTGGATTGGAACGTCGGGACCTTCCGCGAGACGCAGGGCAACATCTCCGACGATGTTTGGAGCATTGTCCCCGGCATCAGCTTCCGCCCGAGTCCGCTCACCGTCCTCCGCCTTAATTATCGCTATATGCAACAGCAAGACCTGCTCGGAAACCCACCCGCAACCACCGGAGGAATGGGATTTGGCGTAGCAACCTACTTTTAAGTGAAAAGTGAAAAGTGAAAAGTGAAAAGTCGCAAGTGAAACGTGAGCAACTCTTATAGTTTTCACTTAACTACTCACTTCTCAAAGTCGCACTTTGCCCGCAATGCACTTTTTCACTTTTCACTAAAAGTCTCGTTGGCCCGCAACGCAACTTTTCACTTATAGTTTTTCACTTTTCACTTTTCACTTAATAATGTTGTCGATTTTCCAGCTTCCGCCTTCATCGACCATCGTGACCTTGACACAATGCTTCGAATTGTCAAAGGAGGCAGTGTAGCAGACCTTGTACTGATCCTTGGCAGCAGATTCGGGCGTGATTTCCAGGTTTTCAGCCCATTTTTCCTCAACGTCTTGCGCATTCAGGAAGGGGTCGGCGTCGAGTTCCGCGTCGGCAATCTGCACCAAAAATTTGGCCGTACAATGCTTCGCCTTGAGCGATTC is part of the Bacteroidota bacterium genome and encodes:
- a CDS encoding DUF3828 domain-containing protein; protein product: MRKRRSFLLSGITLLSIFFFTACSSGTDAQSMDSLKVFYQSYIRESSKVPEDHAKIESLKAKHCTAKFLVQIADAELDADPFLNAQDVEEKWAENLEITPESAAKDQYKVCYTASFDNSKHCVKVTMVDEGGSWKIDNIIK